From a single Myxocyprinus asiaticus isolate MX2 ecotype Aquarium Trade chromosome 33, UBuf_Myxa_2, whole genome shotgun sequence genomic region:
- the LOC127424509 gene encoding DNA-binding protein RFX2 isoform X1 has translation MQRSEGGSESASTVALRTSTSAQAPVVQPVPASQQRVLVQATGSSQKGAQVQQLPVPRVQQVPQQVQQVQHVYQSQVQYVEGGEAVYPNGTIRTAYSYNPESQLYGQGSGGTYFDSQAGGTQVTTVVSSAGGVPTHSMVGIAMDVGSSQIISSGSAYLIHGGMESGRHPSSHSPRSSSAMLEMAIENLQKSEGIATHKSSLLNSHLQWLLDNYETAEGVSLPRSSLYNHYLRHCQEQKLDPVNAASFGKLIRSVFMGLRTRRLGTRGNSKYHYYGIRLKPDSPLNRLQEDTQYMAMRQQPVHQKQRFKPFHKVEGMGDHLTSPQHSSTTPEQSVAAQSQHHQQYINVSHALPPFPSPDLGSCPLPEPISMNDVKKLQSNYRIHCEATLDVVMNLQFHLIEKLWQTFWYSTAPSSDGATTITNSDEDVEEIRGFPREKLIALCKYEPIKQWMRSCDHILYQALVEILIPDVLRPVPSTLTQAIRNFAKNLEGWLTSAMSDFSQEIVRTKAAVVSAFAQTLRRYTSLNHLAQAARAVLQNTSQINQMLSDLNRVDFANVQEQASWVCQCDESVVQRLEQDFKVTLQQQSSLDQWAAWLENVVNQVLKPYEGSPSFPRAARQFLLKWSFYSSMVIRDLTLRSAASFGSFHLIRLLYDEYMFYLVEHRVALATGETPIAVMGEFSDLSSMMPSLMEKDASFSDDLASDGDMSRSMSDRDMSEPAVKRERIEINHSLQEI, from the exons ATGCAGCGGTCAGAGGGTGGCTCAGAGTCAGCGTCCACTGTGGCGCTTAGAACGTCCACTTCAGCCCAGGCGCCAGTGGTGCAGCCCGTTCCCGCTTCACAACAG CGTGTTTTAGTTCAGGCCACCGGTTCTTCCCAGAAGGGAGCTCAGGTGCAGCAGTTGCCAGTGCCTAGAGTGCAACAGGTCCCTcagcag gtcCAACAGGTTCAGCATGTGTACCAGTCCCAGGTGCAGTATGTGGAGGGAGGAGAAGCGGTCTACCCCAATGGCACAAT TCGAACTGCATACTCATATAACCCAGAGTCCCAGCTGTATGGACAGGGCAGTGGAGGCACCTATTTCGACTCTCAAGCTGGGGGCACTCAGGTCACCACCGTTGTCTCCTCTGCAGGCGGAGTGCCAACCCACAGCATGGTGGGCATCGCCATGGACGTGGGCAGTAGTCAGATCATTTCCAGCGGCAGTGCGTACCTGATCCATGGTGGGATGGAGAGCGGCCGTCACCCCTCTTCTCACTCCCCCCGCTCCTCATCTGCAATG CTTGAAATGGCGATTGAAAACCTCCAAAAGTCAGAGGGGATTGCAACTCACAAAAGCAGCCTGCTCAACAGCCAT tTGCAGTGGCTGCTTGATAATTATGAGACGGCTGAAGGAGTTAGTCTGCCACGCAGCTCTCTGTATAACCACTACCTGAGACACTGTCAAGAACAGAAACTGGATCCGGTCAATGCTGCCTCCTTCGGCAAACTCATACGCTCCGTTTTCATGGGCCTTCGCACACGCCGACTTGGCACCAG gggGAACTCAAAATACCATTATTATGGCATTCGTCTGAAGCCTGACTCACCTCTCAATCGCCTTCAGGAAGACACTCAGTACATGGCAATGAGACAACAACCTGTCCATCAGAAACAGAG GTTCAAGCCCTTCCACAAGGTGGAAGGGATGGGGGACCATCTGACCAGCCCCCAGCATTCCTCCACCACCCCTGAGCAAAGCGTGGCAGCCCAGAGCCAGCATCACCAGCAGTACATCA ATGTGTCCCACGCCCTGCCCCCCTTTCCTTCTCCTGATCTCGGCTCGTGTCCTCTGCCTGAGCCAATCAGCATGAACGATGTGAAAAAACTGCAGAGCAACTACAGGATCCACTGTGAG GCAACTCTGGATGTAGTGATGAACTTACAATTCCATCTCATAGAGAAGCTATGGCAGACCTTTTGGTATTCAACAGCGCCATCTAGTGACGGAGCCACTACCATTACTAACAG TGATGAAGATGTGGAGGAGATCAGAGGTTTCCCCAGAGAGAAGCTGATCGCTCTGTGTAAATATGAACCAATCAAACAGTGGATGAGGAGCTGTGATCACATCCTGTACCAGGCACTGGTGGAAATACTTATCCCTGATGTACTGCGACCTGTTCCCA GCACCCTCACTCAAGCTATCAGAAACTTCGCTAAGAATCTAGAGGGGTGGTTGACCTCAGCCATGAGCGACTTCTCGCAGGAGATTGTCCGCACTaag GCTGCAGTAGTGAGTGCGTTTGCGCAGACCCTGCGCAGGTACACCTCTCTGAATCACCTTGCTCAGGCTGCACGTGCCGTCCTGCAGAATACCTCCCAGATCAACCAGATGCTCAGTGACCTCAACAGAGTGGACTTCGCTAACGTTCAG GAGCAGGCATCCTGGGTGTGTCAGTGTGATGAGAGTGTGGTCCAGCGTTTGGAGCAGGATTTTAAGGTGACCCTGCAGCAGCAGAGCTCTCTGGATCAGTGGGCCGCTTGGCTGGAAAACGTCGTCAACCAGGTGCTGAAACCGTATGAAGGCAGCCCCAGCTTTCCCCGCGCCGCTCGACAGTTCCTCCTCAAGTGGTCCTTTTACAG CTCCATGGTGATCAGAGATCTGACTCTGCGCTCGGCTGCAAGCTTTGGCTCCTTCCACCTTATCCGTCTGCTCTATGATGAATACATGTTCTATTTGGTAGAACACCGTGTCGCCCTGGCAACCGGAGAGACACCCATTGCTGTCATGGGGGAG TTCAGTGACCTCAGTTCAATGATGCCATCACTCATGGAGAAAG aTGCCTCGTTCTCAGATGATCTGGCCAGTGATGGAGATATGTCGAGGAGCATGAGTGACAGAGACATGAGTGAGCCGGccgtgaagagagagagaattgagaTCAATCACTCCCTGCAGGAGATCTAA
- the LOC127424509 gene encoding DNA-binding protein RFX2 isoform X2, with the protein MQRSEGGSESASTVALRTSTSAQAPVVQPVPASQQRVLVQATGSSQKGAQVQQLPVPRVQQVPQQVQQVQHVYQSQVQYVEGGEAVYPNGTIRTAYSYNPESQLYGQGSGGTYFDSQAGGTQVTTVVSSAGGVPTHSMVGIAMDVGSSQIISSGSAYLIHGGMESGRHPSSHSPRSSSAMLQWLLDNYETAEGVSLPRSSLYNHYLRHCQEQKLDPVNAASFGKLIRSVFMGLRTRRLGTRGNSKYHYYGIRLKPDSPLNRLQEDTQYMAMRQQPVHQKQRFKPFHKVEGMGDHLTSPQHSSTTPEQSVAAQSQHHQQYINVSHALPPFPSPDLGSCPLPEPISMNDVKKLQSNYRIHCEATLDVVMNLQFHLIEKLWQTFWYSTAPSSDGATTITNSDEDVEEIRGFPREKLIALCKYEPIKQWMRSCDHILYQALVEILIPDVLRPVPSTLTQAIRNFAKNLEGWLTSAMSDFSQEIVRTKAAVVSAFAQTLRRYTSLNHLAQAARAVLQNTSQINQMLSDLNRVDFANVQEQASWVCQCDESVVQRLEQDFKVTLQQQSSLDQWAAWLENVVNQVLKPYEGSPSFPRAARQFLLKWSFYSSMVIRDLTLRSAASFGSFHLIRLLYDEYMFYLVEHRVALATGETPIAVMGEFSDLSSMMPSLMEKDASFSDDLASDGDMSRSMSDRDMSEPAVKRERIEINHSLQEI; encoded by the exons ATGCAGCGGTCAGAGGGTGGCTCAGAGTCAGCGTCCACTGTGGCGCTTAGAACGTCCACTTCAGCCCAGGCGCCAGTGGTGCAGCCCGTTCCCGCTTCACAACAG CGTGTTTTAGTTCAGGCCACCGGTTCTTCCCAGAAGGGAGCTCAGGTGCAGCAGTTGCCAGTGCCTAGAGTGCAACAGGTCCCTcagcag gtcCAACAGGTTCAGCATGTGTACCAGTCCCAGGTGCAGTATGTGGAGGGAGGAGAAGCGGTCTACCCCAATGGCACAAT TCGAACTGCATACTCATATAACCCAGAGTCCCAGCTGTATGGACAGGGCAGTGGAGGCACCTATTTCGACTCTCAAGCTGGGGGCACTCAGGTCACCACCGTTGTCTCCTCTGCAGGCGGAGTGCCAACCCACAGCATGGTGGGCATCGCCATGGACGTGGGCAGTAGTCAGATCATTTCCAGCGGCAGTGCGTACCTGATCCATGGTGGGATGGAGAGCGGCCGTCACCCCTCTTCTCACTCCCCCCGCTCCTCATCTGCAATG tTGCAGTGGCTGCTTGATAATTATGAGACGGCTGAAGGAGTTAGTCTGCCACGCAGCTCTCTGTATAACCACTACCTGAGACACTGTCAAGAACAGAAACTGGATCCGGTCAATGCTGCCTCCTTCGGCAAACTCATACGCTCCGTTTTCATGGGCCTTCGCACACGCCGACTTGGCACCAG gggGAACTCAAAATACCATTATTATGGCATTCGTCTGAAGCCTGACTCACCTCTCAATCGCCTTCAGGAAGACACTCAGTACATGGCAATGAGACAACAACCTGTCCATCAGAAACAGAG GTTCAAGCCCTTCCACAAGGTGGAAGGGATGGGGGACCATCTGACCAGCCCCCAGCATTCCTCCACCACCCCTGAGCAAAGCGTGGCAGCCCAGAGCCAGCATCACCAGCAGTACATCA ATGTGTCCCACGCCCTGCCCCCCTTTCCTTCTCCTGATCTCGGCTCGTGTCCTCTGCCTGAGCCAATCAGCATGAACGATGTGAAAAAACTGCAGAGCAACTACAGGATCCACTGTGAG GCAACTCTGGATGTAGTGATGAACTTACAATTCCATCTCATAGAGAAGCTATGGCAGACCTTTTGGTATTCAACAGCGCCATCTAGTGACGGAGCCACTACCATTACTAACAG TGATGAAGATGTGGAGGAGATCAGAGGTTTCCCCAGAGAGAAGCTGATCGCTCTGTGTAAATATGAACCAATCAAACAGTGGATGAGGAGCTGTGATCACATCCTGTACCAGGCACTGGTGGAAATACTTATCCCTGATGTACTGCGACCTGTTCCCA GCACCCTCACTCAAGCTATCAGAAACTTCGCTAAGAATCTAGAGGGGTGGTTGACCTCAGCCATGAGCGACTTCTCGCAGGAGATTGTCCGCACTaag GCTGCAGTAGTGAGTGCGTTTGCGCAGACCCTGCGCAGGTACACCTCTCTGAATCACCTTGCTCAGGCTGCACGTGCCGTCCTGCAGAATACCTCCCAGATCAACCAGATGCTCAGTGACCTCAACAGAGTGGACTTCGCTAACGTTCAG GAGCAGGCATCCTGGGTGTGTCAGTGTGATGAGAGTGTGGTCCAGCGTTTGGAGCAGGATTTTAAGGTGACCCTGCAGCAGCAGAGCTCTCTGGATCAGTGGGCCGCTTGGCTGGAAAACGTCGTCAACCAGGTGCTGAAACCGTATGAAGGCAGCCCCAGCTTTCCCCGCGCCGCTCGACAGTTCCTCCTCAAGTGGTCCTTTTACAG CTCCATGGTGATCAGAGATCTGACTCTGCGCTCGGCTGCAAGCTTTGGCTCCTTCCACCTTATCCGTCTGCTCTATGATGAATACATGTTCTATTTGGTAGAACACCGTGTCGCCCTGGCAACCGGAGAGACACCCATTGCTGTCATGGGGGAG TTCAGTGACCTCAGTTCAATGATGCCATCACTCATGGAGAAAG aTGCCTCGTTCTCAGATGATCTGGCCAGTGATGGAGATATGTCGAGGAGCATGAGTGACAGAGACATGAGTGAGCCGGccgtgaagagagagagaattgagaTCAATCACTCCCTGCAGGAGATCTAA
- the LOC127424509 gene encoding DNA-binding protein RFX2 isoform X3 yields the protein MQRSEGGSESASTVALRTSTSAQAPVVQPVPASQQVQQVQHVYQSQVQYVEGGEAVYPNGTIRTAYSYNPESQLYGQGSGGTYFDSQAGGTQVTTVVSSAGGVPTHSMVGIAMDVGSSQIISSGSAYLIHGGMESGRHPSSHSPRSSSAMLEMAIENLQKSEGIATHKSSLLNSHLQWLLDNYETAEGVSLPRSSLYNHYLRHCQEQKLDPVNAASFGKLIRSVFMGLRTRRLGTRGNSKYHYYGIRLKPDSPLNRLQEDTQYMAMRQQPVHQKQRFKPFHKVEGMGDHLTSPQHSSTTPEQSVAAQSQHHQQYINVSHALPPFPSPDLGSCPLPEPISMNDVKKLQSNYRIHCEATLDVVMNLQFHLIEKLWQTFWYSTAPSSDGATTITNSDEDVEEIRGFPREKLIALCKYEPIKQWMRSCDHILYQALVEILIPDVLRPVPSTLTQAIRNFAKNLEGWLTSAMSDFSQEIVRTKAAVVSAFAQTLRRYTSLNHLAQAARAVLQNTSQINQMLSDLNRVDFANVQEQASWVCQCDESVVQRLEQDFKVTLQQQSSLDQWAAWLENVVNQVLKPYEGSPSFPRAARQFLLKWSFYSSMVIRDLTLRSAASFGSFHLIRLLYDEYMFYLVEHRVALATGETPIAVMGEFSDLSSMMPSLMEKDASFSDDLASDGDMSRSMSDRDMSEPAVKRERIEINHSLQEI from the exons ATGCAGCGGTCAGAGGGTGGCTCAGAGTCAGCGTCCACTGTGGCGCTTAGAACGTCCACTTCAGCCCAGGCGCCAGTGGTGCAGCCCGTTCCCGCTTCACAACAG gtcCAACAGGTTCAGCATGTGTACCAGTCCCAGGTGCAGTATGTGGAGGGAGGAGAAGCGGTCTACCCCAATGGCACAAT TCGAACTGCATACTCATATAACCCAGAGTCCCAGCTGTATGGACAGGGCAGTGGAGGCACCTATTTCGACTCTCAAGCTGGGGGCACTCAGGTCACCACCGTTGTCTCCTCTGCAGGCGGAGTGCCAACCCACAGCATGGTGGGCATCGCCATGGACGTGGGCAGTAGTCAGATCATTTCCAGCGGCAGTGCGTACCTGATCCATGGTGGGATGGAGAGCGGCCGTCACCCCTCTTCTCACTCCCCCCGCTCCTCATCTGCAATG CTTGAAATGGCGATTGAAAACCTCCAAAAGTCAGAGGGGATTGCAACTCACAAAAGCAGCCTGCTCAACAGCCAT tTGCAGTGGCTGCTTGATAATTATGAGACGGCTGAAGGAGTTAGTCTGCCACGCAGCTCTCTGTATAACCACTACCTGAGACACTGTCAAGAACAGAAACTGGATCCGGTCAATGCTGCCTCCTTCGGCAAACTCATACGCTCCGTTTTCATGGGCCTTCGCACACGCCGACTTGGCACCAG gggGAACTCAAAATACCATTATTATGGCATTCGTCTGAAGCCTGACTCACCTCTCAATCGCCTTCAGGAAGACACTCAGTACATGGCAATGAGACAACAACCTGTCCATCAGAAACAGAG GTTCAAGCCCTTCCACAAGGTGGAAGGGATGGGGGACCATCTGACCAGCCCCCAGCATTCCTCCACCACCCCTGAGCAAAGCGTGGCAGCCCAGAGCCAGCATCACCAGCAGTACATCA ATGTGTCCCACGCCCTGCCCCCCTTTCCTTCTCCTGATCTCGGCTCGTGTCCTCTGCCTGAGCCAATCAGCATGAACGATGTGAAAAAACTGCAGAGCAACTACAGGATCCACTGTGAG GCAACTCTGGATGTAGTGATGAACTTACAATTCCATCTCATAGAGAAGCTATGGCAGACCTTTTGGTATTCAACAGCGCCATCTAGTGACGGAGCCACTACCATTACTAACAG TGATGAAGATGTGGAGGAGATCAGAGGTTTCCCCAGAGAGAAGCTGATCGCTCTGTGTAAATATGAACCAATCAAACAGTGGATGAGGAGCTGTGATCACATCCTGTACCAGGCACTGGTGGAAATACTTATCCCTGATGTACTGCGACCTGTTCCCA GCACCCTCACTCAAGCTATCAGAAACTTCGCTAAGAATCTAGAGGGGTGGTTGACCTCAGCCATGAGCGACTTCTCGCAGGAGATTGTCCGCACTaag GCTGCAGTAGTGAGTGCGTTTGCGCAGACCCTGCGCAGGTACACCTCTCTGAATCACCTTGCTCAGGCTGCACGTGCCGTCCTGCAGAATACCTCCCAGATCAACCAGATGCTCAGTGACCTCAACAGAGTGGACTTCGCTAACGTTCAG GAGCAGGCATCCTGGGTGTGTCAGTGTGATGAGAGTGTGGTCCAGCGTTTGGAGCAGGATTTTAAGGTGACCCTGCAGCAGCAGAGCTCTCTGGATCAGTGGGCCGCTTGGCTGGAAAACGTCGTCAACCAGGTGCTGAAACCGTATGAAGGCAGCCCCAGCTTTCCCCGCGCCGCTCGACAGTTCCTCCTCAAGTGGTCCTTTTACAG CTCCATGGTGATCAGAGATCTGACTCTGCGCTCGGCTGCAAGCTTTGGCTCCTTCCACCTTATCCGTCTGCTCTATGATGAATACATGTTCTATTTGGTAGAACACCGTGTCGCCCTGGCAACCGGAGAGACACCCATTGCTGTCATGGGGGAG TTCAGTGACCTCAGTTCAATGATGCCATCACTCATGGAGAAAG aTGCCTCGTTCTCAGATGATCTGGCCAGTGATGGAGATATGTCGAGGAGCATGAGTGACAGAGACATGAGTGAGCCGGccgtgaagagagagagaattgagaTCAATCACTCCCTGCAGGAGATCTAA